In Procambarus clarkii isolate CNS0578487 chromosome 13, FALCON_Pclarkii_2.0, whole genome shotgun sequence, the following are encoded in one genomic region:
- the LOC123757288 gene encoding uncharacterized protein: protein MMHYASNHVTQVSGECSYVSHSRVQGSVVARARAENHLDFHAQNGIQYVSRGQSNQLSYQMTQQKGKQLNKSKSSKLSASATTLSPPHPTSSDLNWSPLPRRHASASENLCVALYCDDGWEDSETGAADLRPGQSIQQQLPSCSTPKPNRPTLRSLTFADEMPDDIIPDHTSLSPPLSPTLQLRPYTNPRDTPTHHPPVLHTPTHRLTPIPAHDLTLDSLHDLNWLHEMEPDDQVVLEVHVIWSILSLMVVLLACYTLHHQPLSG, encoded by the coding sequence ATGATGCATTATGCTAGCAACCATGTGACACAAGTATCGGGTGAATGCAGTTACGTGTCTCATTCTAGAGTACAAGGCAGTGTAGTTGCACGAGCCAGAGCAGAAAATCACCTTGACTTTCATGCACAAAATGGTATTCAGTATGTTTCCAGGGGTCAGAGTAATCAGCTGTCATACCAGATGACACAACAGAAAGGAAAGCAACTCAACAAAAGTAAGAGTTCTAAACTAAGTGCATCTGCTACTACTCTgagcccaccacaccccaccagctCAGATCTTAACTGGAGTCCACTTCCTAGGCGACATGCTTCAGCTTCTGAAAATCTTTGTGTTGCTCTTTATTGTGACGATGGCTGGGAAGATTCAGAAACTGGTGCAGCTGATTTGAGGCCTGGCCAGTCCATTCAGCAACAATTGCCGAGCTGCAGCACGCCAAAGCCCAATCGACCTACACTCAGGAGCCTCACCTTTGCTGATGAAATGCCAGACGACATCATTCCTGACCACACGTCACTTTCTCCACCTCTAAGTCCTACTCTCCAGCTTCGGCCTTATACTAACCCCAGAGACACTCCTACTCACCACCCCCCTGTTCTTCACACCCCGACTCACCGCCTCACACCTATTCCAGCTCATGACCTTACACTCGATTCTCTGCATGACCTTAATTGGCTGCATGAAATGGAGCCAGATGATCAGGTTGTTCTAGAGGTTCATGTCATATGGTCCATCTTATCTCTGATGGTTGTCCTATTAGCATGCTACACTTTGCATCATCAACCACTCTCTGGGTAA